A genomic window from Brassica oleracea var. oleracea cultivar TO1000 chromosome C8, BOL, whole genome shotgun sequence includes:
- the LOC106308901 gene encoding uncharacterized protein LOC106308901 codes for MTRIDRALANCDWLDMFPAATVSLLPWIGSDHRPLLLDTMSSSWKKPRTFRYDTRWRLFPEVKQVIEQIWSQDCSNLTEGDICSIIKKCRNALSHWRSKNNTNSGKIISKLKSEIQKIYDSPCIDYAHLSSLKAQLQLQYRLEEEFWRMKSRVLWLQAGDRNTKFFHAKAKQRRNYNRISYIQDEKGKIITEAKDIFKHIESYFKSLYTTTGSILNTHLMEGIPCSVTDEMNAKLTQPIMEKEIKEAIFAMNPDKSPGPDGMSAAFYRQHWETIKPGVIAFVNIFFEHNYLDPKVNQTHICLIPKIENPSTIKDYRPISLANVAYKVISKILAERLKPLLDKIITENQSAFIPRRLITDNVLIAHELMHSRNTKNLKHKFMALKLDIAKAFDKVEWSFVNAVMDKMGFCQKWRDWIMKCITTVSYTVLINGERSRIITPQRGLRQDDSLLFSKATEEEAANLRCILNTYQKASGQEVNYSKSAISFSKGLPEYIGKNRREVFQYITQRINNKLESWISLRKFWWLANLDRKAIPWIAWDKLTLSKQEGGLGLRDMLAFNKALLAKEAWRLINNPSSLMARVFKAKYFRKSSFLEAISYQTSSYAWRSIIQTQPLIRSGISWIVGNGESIRVWKDIWLPGETNLTPRGSGAILYPDLVVKDLFISGTNAWDLAKLQDLVNPEDVLRILSIRPSTMGGQDKIRWKFGSRGIYTVKTGYHVQRSLDMAEQQYQVTNTPHSQLRNSMLTKLWRINLPPKIMIFWWKILHNGLPVVENLRIRGCKINNICQLCGEEIETVDHMILQCRVAWEIWSMALNDLGNHFCRRSTVIDLLFYILNGPREDQKCMFALIFGWRIWKMRNKLVFENKRDHIIRVIHAAVTDIRIWTEAKAQNEMVLQRVSRPAPETIQDALPHEVQLYCIVDASWKSPSEKIGIGWSLYSKEGTLRLQGSSTMDATGTPLVAEAVAMWKAVCQLHRLCYKNVTFVGDCLKLVQQLECSMEDKQHIEDYISEASSTIHDIKVVAMKNHYAFNNVPRIFINVVDSLAKNARTNNQ; via the exons ATGACTAGAATTGATAGAGCATTAGCGAACTGTGATTGGCTTGATATGTTTCCAGCAGCTACTGTTAGCCTTCTTCCCTGGATAGGCTCTGATCATAGACCTTTGCTCCTGGACACGATGAGCTCTAGCTGGAAAAAACCAAGAACTTTCAGATATGATACAAGATGGCGACTATTCCCTGAAGTTAAACAAGTCATCGAACAGATATGGAGCCAAGACTGTTCAAACCTGACTGAAGGTGATATCTGTTCAATTATTAAAAAATGCCGCAATGCCCTCTCTCATTGGCGTAGCAAAAACAATACAAACTCAGGGAAGATCATCTCTAAGCTAAAATCTGAGATTCAAAAGATTTATGATTCACCGTGTATCGACTATGCTCATCTTAGCAGCCTCAAAGCTCAGCTTCAACTGCAATACAGATTAGAGGAAGAATTTTGGAGAATGAAGAGTCGAGTTCTCTGGTTGCAGGCTGGTGATAGGAATACTAAATTCTTCCATGCTAAAGCGAAGCAGAGGCGTAACTACAACCGTATTAGTTATATCCAGGATGAGAAAGGGAAGATCATCACAGAAGCTAAAGATATTTTTAAGCATATTGAGAGTTATTTCAAGTCTTTATATACCACTACTGGAAGCATACTTAATACTCATCTAATGGAAGGAATTCCTTGCTCCGTAACAGATGAGATGAATGCCAAGCTCACTCAGCCAATCATGGAGAAGGAAATCAAGGAGGCTATTTTCGCAATGAATCCCGACAAGTCGCCTGGCCCTGATGGTATGTCTGCAGCTTTTTACCGCCAGCATTGGGAAACCATCAAACCAGGTGTCATCGCTTTTGTCAATATTTTCTTTGAGCATAATTACCTAGATCCCAAAGTTAATCAAACCCACATCTGCCTGATCCCTAAAATAGAAAACCCTTCCACCATAAAAGACTACAGACCTATAAGCTTAGCTAATGTCGCTTACAAAGTTATCTCAAAAATCTTAGCTGAGCGCCTAAAACCGTTGTTGGATAAAATTATCACTGAGAACCAGTCTGCCTTCATCCCTAGGAGACTTATAACAGACAATGTCCTCATAGCCCATGAGTTAATGCATTCCCGCAATACAAAAAACTTAAAGCATAAATTCATGGCTCTTAAACTAGACATTGCTAAAGCATTTGATAAGGTTGAATGGAGCTTTGTCAATGCAGTGATGGATAAAATGGGATTCTGTCAGAAGTGGAGAGACTGGATCATGAAGTGCATCACAACGGTTTCTTATACGGTGTTAATCAATGGAGAGCGATCAAGAATAATCACACCGCAAAGAGGGCTTCGACAAG ACGACTCACTTTTGTTCTCCAAAGCAACAGAAGAAGAAGCTGCTAACCTGAGATGCATCTTAAACACATATCAAAAAGCCTCAGGCCAAGAAGTTAACTATTCCAAGTCCGCAATTTCATTCAGCAAAG GCTTACCAGAGTACATAGGCAAGAACCGAAGAGAGGTTTTTCAGTATATAACCCAGCGAATCAATAATAAACTGGAAAGCTG GATATCACTGAGGAAATTCTGGTGGTTAGCCAATCTGGATAGAAAAGCAATACCCTGGATTGCTTGGGATAAGCTAACGTTATCTAAACAAGAAGGAGGATTAGGGTTGAGAGATATGCTTGCGTTTAATAAAGCACTGCTTGCTAAGGAAGCCTGGCGTTTGATCAACAATCCTTCTTCCCTTATGGCCCGGGTTTTCAAGGCAAAATATTTTAGAAAATCTAGTTTCCTCGAAGCCATAAGTTATCAGACTTCAAGCTATGCTTGGAGAAGCATCATCCAAACTCAACCGTTAATTAGAAGTGGTATAAGTTGGATTGTAGGAAATGGTGAATCCATAAGAGTTTGGAAGGATATTTGGCTTCCTGGTGAAACTAACCTAACTCCTAGGGGCTCAGGAGCTATCTTATATCCTGATCTAGTGGTTAAAGATCTTTTCATTTCAGGTACCAATGCTTGGGACCTTGCAAAATTGCAAGATCTGGTTAACCCTGAAGACGTGTTAAGAATCCTAAGCATAAGACCAAGTACGATGGGTGGTCAGGATAAAATTCGATGGAAGTTTGGCTCTAGGGGAATTTACACAGTTAAAACAGGCTACCATGTACAGAGATCTCTTGATATGGCTGAGCAACAATATCAGGTGACGAATACTCCTCACTCCCAACTCCGCAACAGTATGTTGACCAAGTTATGGAGAATTAATTTACCACCAAAAATCATGATTTTCTGGTGGAAAATTCTCCATAATGGCCTCCCTGTGGTGGAAAATTTAAGAATAAGGGGATGCAAGATTAATAACATTTGTCAGTTGTGCGGAGAAGAGATAGAAACTGTAGATCATATGATACTGCAGTGTAGAGTTGCTTGGGAAATATGGTCTATGGCACTTAATGATCTTGGGAATCACTTCTGTCGTCGTAGTACTGTCATTGACCTCTTATTCTATATTCTCAACGGTCCTAGAGAAGATCAAAAATGCATGTTTGCTTTGATTTTTGGTTGGAGAATATGGAAGATGCGGAATAAACTAGTATTTGAAAACAAAAGAGATCATATCATCCGAGTTATTCATGCGGCAGTTACGGATATTAGAATATGGACGGAGGCCAAAGCGCAAAATGAAATGGTGTTGCAAAGGGTCTCCAGACCAGCGCCAGAGACTATCCAGGATGCTCTGCCACATGAAGTGCAGCTCTATTGCATTGTAGACGCCTCTTGGAAATCACCATCTGAGAAGATTGGTATTGGGTGGTCCTTATATAGCAAAGAAGGCACTCTTAGATTACAAGGGAGTTCTACAATGGATGCTACTGGCACCCCTCTAGTAGCAGAAGCAGTGGCAATGTGGAAAGCTGTCTGTCAACTACATCGACTCTGTTACAAAAATGTGACTTTCGTTGGGGACTGTTTGAAGCTTGTACAGCAGCTGGAGTGTTCTATGGAAGATAAGCAGCATATAGAAGATTACATATCAGAAGCTAGCTCCACGATCCATGACATCAAAGTGGTTGCTATGAAAAACCATTACGCCTTCAACAATGTTCCTCGAATATTTATTAATGTAGTTGATAGCTTAGCTAAAAATGCCAGGACAAATAATCAATAA
- the LOC106308073 gene encoding thioredoxin H-type, protein MAATAEMIPAGEVIACHTVEDWNNKLKAAKESNKLIVIDFTAVWCPPCRFIAPIFVELAKKHLDVVFFKVDVDELATVAQEFDVQAMPTFVYMKGEEKLDKVVGAAKEEIEAKLLKHSQVAAA, encoded by the exons ATGGCCGCAACAGCAGAAATGATCCCAGCAGGAGAAGTGATCGCTTGCCACACCGTCGAGGACTGGAACAACAAGTTGAAGGCAGCCAAAGAATCCAACAAACTG ATTGTGATAGACTTCACAGCAGTGTGGTGCCCACCTTGCCGTTTCATTGCACCCATCTTTGTCGAGCTCGCTAAGAAGCACCTTGATGTTGTCTTCTTCAAGGTCGACGTCGATGAATTGGCT ACTGTTGCTCAGGAGTTCGATGTTCAGGCCATGCCAACCTTTGTCTACATGAAAGGCGAAGAGAAGCTCGACAAGGTTGTTGGTGCTGCCAAGGAGGAAATCGAAGCCAAGCTTTTGAAGCACTCTCAAGTTGCTGCCGCTTGA